In the genome of Candidatus Eremiobacterota bacterium, the window AATAGTGCGCATTCAACGAAAAAAGCTCTACCATATCAGGCCATTTCTCAATATAAGAAAGCACCTCACTGCAGAGTATCAAATCGGCTTTATTTTTTACCTTCTCAATAAAATATTCTTCCAGTGATCTTTTATCTCTGATATCAAGACAGTGAAAATCTATGTCAGGATATCTCTCCGCAGCTATTGTGAGCGCCGTGGGAGCGATATCAACACCAAAAACTCTATTGTTTCTCTTTTTCATTACATGGGTAAAAGCCCCTTTCCCACATCCAATATCAACGATTGAATCAAAATTGTACCCTTCAAGCACCGCGAGAGAAATTTTTCTTGCAAGATGCCTGCTGTCATCCTGATGCCATGAATCAAAGCATTCTGATGATTCATTGGAGTACATCTCTTCAAAGTTGCCTATAAATGTCCTGTTTCCGGAGTCAAAGACATATTTATGATATTTCTCTTGTTTCATAGAGGGTCAGCAGGATAACGAAATTTCATTTGGTAGCTGTGATTTCTTAATGCTGCACATGCTTTTTCAGCATCGCCTTCGCGTCGGCGTCAGCAGAGAAGGGCACGGGGTTCTGGTCAAAGGCTGCCTGGAGGGGAAGCATCAACTGTGCCACCTCTTCGATGTTATCTTTTGTGATGCCCCACCTGTCAAGATATTGCGGCACTTCAATTTTGCCTGAGAGCTCGGAAAGCAGATGTGAGAAGCGCCTGTTCTTTTCCTCGCAGGGCAGCGCACTCCCCGGCTCAATGAGGTCATAAAGCTCTGCATAGTCGCGGTAGCCCCGCTCCACGTTATATTCCACCACGGTGGCAAGAAAGACCGCACCAGCCATGCCATGTGGTACCTTGTAATGAACGCCAATAGGATAGGAAAGAGCCCCCGATATCCCCGAACCGGAGTTGTAGAGGGCAATCCCTGCGAGGTAGCTTCCCCGCAGAAGGTCTTGCCTCTTCTCCTTGTTCCCTGGATCCTCGACAAGGCACGGAAGCGCATGATAGAGGAGCCTGAAGGCCTCCCTGCTGTAGAACCTCGTGAGAGGATTCGCCTTCTTGCACATGAAGCTCTCAAGGGTATGAGTGAGAGCGTCCATTCCCGA includes:
- a CDS encoding class I SAM-dependent methyltransferase, which gives rise to MKQEKYHKYVFDSGNRTFIGNFEEMYSNESSECFDSWHQDDSRHLARKISLAVLEGYNFDSIVDIGCGKGAFTHVMKKRNNRVFGVDIAPTALTIAAERYPDIDFHCLDIRDKRSLEEYFIEKVKNKADLILCSEVLSYIEKWPDMVELFSLNAHYFLTTLYIPEHPIGYVKSEDELMKAIKTYFTVREWISLRTARASIIFAESKKKRSTTHARL